In uncultured Desulfovibrio sp., the sequence GCCGGCCGGAAGGCGCACATATCCTGCCCGTGGCGGCCGATGCCAAACGCCTGCCGCTGCCCGATGCCTCCGTGGACTGCGTGACCATGGCCTTTGGCATCCGCAACATCACGCCGCGCCAGGACGCCTTTGCCGAAATGCTGCGCGTGCTGGTTCCCGGCGGACGGGTGTGCATCCTGGAATTCGGTTCCGGCGAGGAACGCATCTGGGGGGGACTGTACAACTGGTATCTGAACAAAGTACTGCCGCGCATCGGGCGGCTCTGTTCCGGCGATGACGCGGCTTATGCCTATCTGGCCGAAACCATCCGCGCCTTTCCACGCGCTGCGGTGCTGGAACAGGAACTGCGTGACGCCGGCTTTGCCCGCGCCTGGTACCGCCGGCTCACGTCGGGGATCGTCTGCCTGCATGTGGCGGAAAAAGCCCGCTACGTGGCCACGCCTGTCCCCAGCAGGCCCCGCGTCGCGGACTCCGACGGACAATCGTAAGACGCGCGCCACCTTCTGGAGGACGGCCGCGGCCGTCCTCGCCCCCGAGCAGGCCGGGCAGGCCGGAGGCAGCCCTAACGGGTGACGGCCACGAGGCCCAGCCCCAGACAGAGGGCCATGAAGCCCCACCAGCGCAGGCGTTCGGGATCAAGCCGCAGGGCATAGCGCATGGCGCGCTGCACCTGCCGCGGGAACACTGCCCAGAGGATACCCTCCAGGGCAAAGGCCAGACCAAGCGCACAGAAAAAAAGCGGAAACCCTTCGTTCATGCCGCCATGGTGCCGCAGGACACGGGAACTGTAAAGGACAGAAGCATGTTTCATTTCAGCGAACTGACCGAGGGCAAACGTACCCTGGCCGTGGTGGGCCTTGGCTATGTGGGGCTGCCGCTGGCTGTGGCCCTTTCCCGGCACATGCCCGTTCTGGGATTTGACATCAGCCGCCGCCGCGTGGAAGAGCTGCTGGGCGGGCATGACCATACCCATGAAGTAAGCGACGCGGACCTGGCCGCTGCCAACCTGCGCTACAGCTGCCGTGCCGAAGACCTGGAGCAGGCTTCCGTCATCATCGTGGCCGTGCCCACGCCCATTGACGATCACCGCGCCCCGGACCTCACGCCCGTGGTCGGCGCCACCACCACCGTGGGACAGCATCTGCAAAAAGGCGCTGTGGTGGTCTACGAATCCACGGTCTACCCCGGCCTCACCGAGGAAATCTGCGTGCCCATTCTGGAACGGGAATCGGGCCTCACCTTCGGCACGGACTTCACCGTGGGCTATTCGCCGGAGCGCATCAATCCCGGCGACAAGGTGCATACCCTGGCCAGCATCACCAAGATTGTTTCCGGTTCCGATGCGGCCACGGCCGACCTGCTGGTGCAGGTCTACGGCTCCGTGGTCAAGGCCGGCATCCACCGTGCCTCCAGCATCAAGGTGGCCGAGGCCGCCAAGGTCATCGAAAACACGCAGCGCGACCTGAACATCGCCCTCATGAACGAGCTGTCCATCATCTTCGAGCGCATGGGCATCGACACCATCGAGGTTCTGGAAGCCGCAGGGACCAAGTGGAATTTCCTGCCCTTCCGGCCGGGTCTGGTGGGAGGGCACTGCATCGGCGTGGACCCCTACTATCTGACCTTCAAGGCCGAAGAGCTGGGCTTTCACCCCGAAGTCATCCTGGCCGGACGCCGCATCAATGACAGCATGGGCAAGCACGTGGCCGAAAGCGTGGTCAAGCGCCTCATCCGTCACCGGCGCCAGGTCAATGGGGCGCGTGTGGGCATTCTGGGCTTTACCTTCAAGGAAAATGTACCTGACCTGCGCAATACCAAGGTGGTGGATGTGATCCGCGAGCTGCGCGAATACGGCGTGGAACCGCTGGTGCATGATCCGCAGGCCGACGCCGCCGAAGCCCTGCGGGTCTACGGGCAGACGCTGCTGCCGCTGGATGCCCTCACCGGTCTGGATGCCATCATCCTCACAGTGGGCCACAGGGAATATGCCGCCATGACGCCGCAGGAACTGCGCAGCCGCTTTGTGGACGCGGACAATGCCCTGCTCATGGACGTGAAGGCTTTCTTTGATCCCGTTGCCATGCGCGCTTCCGGCATGGACTACTGGAGACTCTAGGCCGTGTACCTGCTCTGTGCCGCCACCCGGGAAGAACTGCTGGCCCTGCTGCCGCGGGACTGCCTGCCGTGTGGCGATAGCCTGCCGCTGCAACAACCCCTTGCCGTCACGGGAACCCGCCAGCCCATGCTGGCCTGCGTGACAGGGGTGGGGCCTGTCAATGCGGCACTGGGCATGGGGCAGGTCCTTGCCAGCTGCGCCTTCCGGCAGCAGCCCCTGCGCGGCGTAATCCTGGCCGGGCTGGCCGGCAGCTTTGACCTGCAACGCTGGCCGCTGGGGCAGCTCTGCCCTGTTGGCGAAGAAATCTGGCCCGAATACGGCCTGCATGACGGGCATCAGGTTTCTGCCGAACATTTTGCCTTTCCCCAGTGGCAGGACGGCGGGAAAACCGTGTTCCAGCATCTGCCGCTGGACAGTGCCCCGGCCCTGGGGCTGACGGCCCGGGGCGATCTGGCGGCCCCGCCGCTGCGCTCCCTTACCGTGGCCGGCGTCAGCGGCAGCGACGAACGCGCGGCGGCACTGTGGCGCGCCCATGCCCCGGCCCTGGAAAACATGGAAGGCTTTGCCGTGGCCTATGCGGCGGCCCGTGCCCATCTGCCCTGCCTGGAAGTGCGCTGCGTGTCCAACAAAACGGGCAGACGCGCCGCCCATGAACAGGATTTTCCCGGCGCCCTGCGCCAACTGGGCCGCATCCTGCCCACCCTCAACCTTGTATAGACACTCATCATGATACTGCTCAAAGCCCGACTGGGCATGGAACTGCCCCCCATCAACAAGGCCCTGGACAATGCCGTGAAGGCGCTGCATCCCTCGGTGCAGCCCGTGGCCCGGCATATTTTCGACGCGGGCGGCAAACGCCTGCGTCCGCTGCTGGTGGTCCTCATGGCCCGCCTGCTGGGCTGTACGGACAACAGGGTCTACGAGCTGGCCGTCTGCATGGAAATGCTGCACGCGGCCACCCTGCTGCACGATGACGTCCTGGACAATGCCGACAGCCGGCGCGGCCATCCCGCAGCGCATACCCTGTTCGGCGTCACGCCCACCATCCTGGCCGGCGACGCCCTGCTGGCCACGGCCAACGGCCTGGTGGCCCGCTTTGACGACCCGGCCCTGTGCCGCTGCTTTTCCGCTGCCACC encodes:
- a CDS encoding DUF2065 domain-containing protein, whose translation is MNEGFPLFFCALGLAFALEGILWAVFPRQVQRAMRYALRLDPERLRWWGFMALCLGLGLVAVTR
- a CDS encoding ubiquinone/menaquinone biosynthesis methyltransferase; the protein is MNVRHHDAAVAGMFGRIAGVYDLGNHLLSCGIDLYWRRVLADTVRPGPTGRVLDLAAGTLDVSLAIRRRWPQVTVPAMDFCPPMLRKGLPKLRRPEGAHILPVAADAKRLPLPDASVDCVTMAFGIRNITPRQDAFAEMLRVLVPGGRVCILEFGSGEERIWGGLYNWYLNKVLPRIGRLCSGDDAAYAYLAETIRAFPRAAVLEQELRDAGFARAWYRRLTSGIVCLHVAEKARYVATPVPSRPRVADSDGQS
- a CDS encoding nucleotide sugar dehydrogenase; its protein translation is MFHFSELTEGKRTLAVVGLGYVGLPLAVALSRHMPVLGFDISRRRVEELLGGHDHTHEVSDADLAAANLRYSCRAEDLEQASVIIVAVPTPIDDHRAPDLTPVVGATTTVGQHLQKGAVVVYESTVYPGLTEEICVPILERESGLTFGTDFTVGYSPERINPGDKVHTLASITKIVSGSDAATADLLVQVYGSVVKAGIHRASSIKVAEAAKVIENTQRDLNIALMNELSIIFERMGIDTIEVLEAAGTKWNFLPFRPGLVGGHCIGVDPYYLTFKAEELGFHPEVILAGRRINDSMGKHVAESVVKRLIRHRRQVNGARVGILGFTFKENVPDLRNTKVVDVIRELREYGVEPLVHDPQADAAEALRVYGQTLLPLDALTGLDAIILTVGHREYAAMTPQELRSRFVDADNALLMDVKAFFDPVAMRASGMDYWRL
- the mqnB gene encoding futalosine hydrolase, which produces MYLLCAATREELLALLPRDCLPCGDSLPLQQPLAVTGTRQPMLACVTGVGPVNAALGMGQVLASCAFRQQPLRGVILAGLAGSFDLQRWPLGQLCPVGEEIWPEYGLHDGHQVSAEHFAFPQWQDGGKTVFQHLPLDSAPALGLTARGDLAAPPLRSLTVAGVSGSDERAAALWRAHAPALENMEGFAVAYAAARAHLPCLEVRCVSNKTGRRAAHEQDFPGALRQLGRILPTLNLV